A single window of Synechococcus sp. C9 DNA harbors:
- a CDS encoding response regulator — MPVGTTNISILIVDDDPITLNLLQKYLSGQGYHVRTCTDPETALTVLGEQVWDMVLLDWLLPSMTGLQLLQRLRQTYPPGVLPVMMITAREDTGDMVTALQAGANDYITKPLNLPVVVARIQAQLATVRSLVPRTADLLGGRYQLQEVLGEGGFGRTYLAQDWHRPGAPLCVVKKLLSIPAHEPEKLLRARHLFQREAQALETLGHHKHIPRLLAYFEQDGEFYLVEEFIPGPSLKEQFANGQPWRPKEVFSLLKHLLKTLKFIHRHLVIHRDIKPDNIIFSPVRKDYILIDFGAVREVLPQADPLVATLSIGTRGYAPLEQLMGYPEFSSDLYALGMVALQALTGLPPTELPWDHNTGELDCSTWLTPQTTHLLSILTGMTRYYPQDRYPSAAAVLKDLQKLEPVILSLIE; from the coding sequence ATGCCAGTGGGAACAACTAATATCTCTATCTTGATTGTGGATGATGACCCCATCACCCTGAATTTGTTACAAAAATATCTTAGCGGGCAGGGGTATCATGTCCGTACCTGTACCGACCCGGAAACTGCCCTGACCGTCCTCGGGGAACAGGTTTGGGACATGGTGCTTCTGGACTGGCTACTGCCCAGCATGACCGGCTTACAACTGTTGCAACGCCTGCGCCAAACCTACCCACCGGGGGTACTACCAGTGATGATGATTACCGCCCGGGAGGACACGGGGGATATGGTCACGGCACTCCAGGCAGGGGCGAACGACTACATCACCAAACCCTTGAATTTGCCAGTCGTGGTGGCACGCATCCAAGCCCAACTCGCCACCGTGCGGAGTCTTGTCCCTCGCACTGCTGACCTGTTGGGGGGGCGTTACCAGTTGCAAGAGGTCCTGGGGGAAGGGGGGTTTGGGCGCACCTATCTTGCCCAGGATTGGCACCGTCCAGGCGCACCCTTGTGTGTGGTGAAAAAACTACTCTCCATTCCGGCGCACGAACCGGAAAAACTCCTGCGGGCGAGGCACCTGTTTCAACGGGAAGCGCAGGCATTGGAAACCCTGGGGCACCACAAACATATCCCCCGGTTATTGGCTTATTTTGAGCAGGACGGGGAATTTTATTTAGTGGAAGAATTTATCCCAGGTCCCTCCCTCAAGGAACAATTTGCCAATGGTCAACCCTGGCGACCGAAAGAGGTATTTAGCTTGCTCAAACATCTGTTGAAAACCCTCAAATTTATCCACCGTCATCTGGTCATTCATCGGGATATTAAACCGGATAATATTATTTTTTCCCCAGTCAGAAAAGACTATATTTTGATTGATTTTGGAGCCGTGCGGGAAGTTCTCCCCCAGGCAGACCCTTTGGTCGCCACCCTCTCCATTGGCACCCGTGGCTATGCGCCCCTGGAACAGTTGATGGGTTATCCCGAATTTAGTAGCGACCTCTACGCCCTGGGCATGGTGGCACTGCAAGCCCTGACCGGCTTACCCCCGACGGAACTGCCCTGGGATCACAACACGGGGGAATTGGATTGTAGCACTTGGCTGACCCCCCAAACCACCCATCTCTTGTCCATCCTCACCGGCATGACCCGTTATTACCCCCAAGACCGCTATCCCTCGGCGGCGGCAGTGTTGAAGGATTTACAAAAACTAGAGCCAGTCATCCTCAGTTTAATAGAGTAG
- a CDS encoding DUF3288 family protein, with translation MNAGKDQSHPLYHTDRQVVDQLLISEPSDHALAEWARLQIRYQHFPGARDIQRDLTATLTRWGLSQEEVFQRTRAIHRQGKVYRSRVVSQEDWN, from the coding sequence ATGAATGCGGGGAAAGACCAAAGCCATCCGCTTTACCATACGGATCGGCAGGTGGTGGATCAATTGCTAATCAGCGAACCCAGCGACCACGCCCTCGCCGAGTGGGCACGCCTGCAAATTCGTTACCAACATTTCCCCGGTGCCCGGGACATTCAGCGGGATTTGACCGCCACTTTGACTCGGTGGGGACTCTCTCAGGAGGAGGTATTTCAACGTACCCGTGCCATTCACCGCCAGGGCAAGGTCTATCGCAGTCGCGTCGTCAGCCAAGAGGACTGGAATTAG
- the sipA gene encoding regulatory protein SipA: MATFRTGQRVRIVRLPAYVKTAEPMPMLRPPSVIALGEEGVILAYNPGGDWSVRCQRGAFLLGEAYLEAVEP, encoded by the coding sequence ATGGCGACGTTTCGGACTGGTCAACGGGTGCGGATTGTGCGTTTGCCTGCCTATGTGAAAACGGCGGAACCCATGCCCATGTTGCGTCCACCCAGCGTGATTGCCTTGGGGGAGGAGGGGGTGATTTTGGCGTACAACCCCGGTGGGGATTGGAGTGTGCGGTGTCAGCGGGGTGCCTTTTTGCTGGGAGAAGCCTATCTGGAGGCGGTGGAACCATGA
- the cbiT gene encoding precorrin-6Y C5,15-methyltransferase subunit CbiT — MTWAYVTAGIPDDAFERLPGIPMSKRESRVLILSQLCLKKNSILWDIGAGTGTVAVESALFCTEGQVIAIERDEEVVGLIQRNGERFAVKNMSIIAGHAPDCLPGIMPRPDRIFLEGGRPVEVVLRAAWDCLQDGGRLVTATNSLENFYGMIQTLGALQARKIEVIQSAVNRLETRGMQQVLVALDPIFILSGEKP, encoded by the coding sequence ATGACGTGGGCTTACGTTACCGCCGGGATTCCTGATGATGCCTTCGAGCGACTTCCAGGGATTCCCATGAGCAAACGGGAGTCCCGTGTCCTGATTTTGTCCCAACTTTGTCTGAAAAAAAACTCGATTCTCTGGGACATTGGGGCGGGTACAGGTACGGTGGCGGTGGAGTCAGCATTATTTTGTACAGAAGGTCAAGTCATTGCCATCGAGCGGGATGAGGAGGTGGTGGGCTTAATTCAGCGCAATGGCGAGCGATTTGCGGTCAAGAATATGTCCATTATTGCCGGTCATGCGCCGGACTGTTTGCCAGGGATTATGCCCCGTCCGGATCGGATTTTTTTGGAGGGGGGGCGACCGGTGGAGGTGGTACTGCGAGCCGCTTGGGATTGCCTGCAGGATGGGGGTCGGTTGGTGACGGCGACCAATAGTTTGGAAAATTTTTATGGAATGATCCAAACCTTGGGGGCACTGCAAGCCCGCAAAATTGAGGTGATTCAATCGGCGGTCAATCGGTTAGAAACCCGTGGGATGCAACAGGTTTTGGTGGCACTTGACCCGATTTTTATCCTCAGTGGTGAAAAACCATGA
- a CDS encoding alpha/beta hydrolase, with protein sequence MPIISIRGVPHQYDLVGEGTVLVFLHGWLLSRHYWQPLIDLLKTDFTCLSYDLRGFGASQPTIKTAEFTLDSYVEDLAELLTHLGINHCWLVGHSLGGSLALLAAAQLPDRVAGVIGVNAGGGIYLQPEFDRFRQVGVQLVRLRPRWLQFLPFWSWLFARSSVVKPLEIKWGKQRLQDWLNACPQAAQGTLLTSTTEAEVHRLPQIVSNLSQPLYLVGGQRDEIMPCLYVRHLASFHPRFRAGEEIVWELPNCGHFAMLEYPELVAQRVRLWVNQATATPQTAS encoded by the coding sequence ATGCCAATTATTAGCATTCGAGGCGTGCCTCATCAGTATGATTTAGTGGGTGAGGGTACGGTTTTGGTATTTCTACACGGCTGGCTTTTGAGCCGTCATTATTGGCAACCCTTGATTGATTTATTAAAAACTGATTTTACTTGTTTAAGTTATGATTTACGGGGCTTTGGTGCATCCCAACCCACCATTAAAACGGCTGAATTTACCCTGGATAGCTATGTGGAAGATTTGGCAGAATTATTAACCCATTTGGGGATCAATCACTGTTGGTTGGTGGGGCATTCCTTGGGGGGGAGTTTGGCGCTGCTGGCGGCGGCGCAATTGCCGGATCGGGTGGCGGGGGTGATTGGGGTGAATGCGGGCGGGGGCATTTATCTCCAGCCAGAATTTGACCGATTTCGCCAGGTGGGAGTGCAGTTGGTGCGGTTGCGTCCCCGGTGGTTACAATTTTTGCCCTTTTGGAGTTGGCTCTTTGCCCGCAGTAGTGTGGTCAAGCCCTTGGAGATAAAGTGGGGCAAACAACGCTTGCAGGATTGGCTGAATGCTTGTCCCCAGGCGGCTCAGGGCACCTTGCTCACCTCGACCACGGAGGCAGAAGTGCATCGTTTGCCGCAAATTGTCAGTAATTTGTCCCAACCTTTGTACCTGGTGGGGGGGCAACGGGATGAGATCATGCCCTGTTTGTATGTGCGGCATTTGGCGAGTTTCCATCCCCGGTTTCGCGCTGGGGAGGAGATTGTCTGGGAATTGCCCAATTGCGGTCATTTTGCCATGTTGGAGTACCCGGAACTGGTGGCGCAACGGGTGCGGCTGTGGGTGAACCAGGCGACGGCGACCCCCCAAACTGCGTCCTGA
- the rpsN gene encoding 30S ribosomal protein S14 has translation MAKKSMVEREKRRQKLVDKYRERREQLKFEFTVAETWEERLELHRQLQRLPRNSAPNRLRNRCWATGRPRGYFRDFGLCRNALREMAHQGLLPGITKSSW, from the coding sequence ATGGCAAAAAAAAGCATGGTCGAGCGGGAAAAGCGGCGGCAAAAGCTGGTAGATAAGTACCGGGAGCGGCGGGAACAACTCAAATTTGAGTTTACCGTAGCGGAAACCTGGGAAGAGCGGCTAGAACTGCACCGCCAACTGCAACGCCTGCCCCGCAACAGTGCCCCCAACCGTCTGCGGAATCGCTGTTGGGCAACCGGTCGTCCCCGGGGCTATTTCCGGGATTTTGGTCTGTGCCGGAATGCCCTGCGGGAAATGGCGCATCAGGGCTTGCTCCCTGGGATTACCAAGTCCAGTTGGTAG